In Fibrobacter sp. UWEL, one genomic interval encodes:
- a CDS encoding GDP-mannose 4,6-dehydratase has product MSILVTGGTGALGYHILSSLCGTSHDLYSFSDEQPQPWQKVEGATYLNGDLLNSKDVIEMLQKVNPTHIYHLASQSSVGISYMKPNETLNINLMGTQYLLEGVRQVCPKAKIMLLSSSEIYGRTDKNLTYLHKEVDPPNPLTPYATSKACMELLANQFRNANGLHVVFVRPFYFTGPHHSRRFVIPSIAYQLVKIKYYGAEPIIYSGSLDVSRDIIDVRDVARGMIQILNQADSGEVYNLCCGKSYTIREVVEAMVDIADVSVDFRFDPGYERRNEIPLLIGDPTKAMNIGWKPMISMEDSLTDLFNEMVQRRRIELKMGMGKDLRL; this is encoded by the coding sequence ATGAGTATTCTTGTTACTGGCGGAACAGGTGCACTTGGTTACCACATTCTCTCTAGCCTTTGCGGTACCTCTCACGACCTTTACAGCTTTAGTGATGAACAGCCCCAGCCTTGGCAAAAGGTAGAAGGCGCCACCTACTTAAATGGTGACTTGCTGAATTCCAAAGATGTGATTGAGATGCTCCAGAAGGTAAATCCCACTCACATTTACCATCTGGCAAGTCAGTCTTCTGTGGGCATCAGCTACATGAAGCCCAACGAAACTTTGAACATCAACCTGATGGGAACACAGTACCTTCTGGAAGGCGTTCGACAGGTCTGCCCCAAGGCAAAGATTATGCTGTTGAGCTCTAGCGAAATCTACGGCCGAACAGACAAGAATTTGACGTACCTCCACAAGGAAGTGGATCCTCCTAACCCTCTGACCCCTTACGCAACTTCCAAGGCTTGCATGGAACTTCTGGCTAACCAGTTCCGTAATGCCAATGGCCTGCATGTGGTTTTCGTTCGTCCCTTCTATTTTACCGGTCCCCATCACAGTCGCCGTTTCGTGATTCCGTCCATCGCCTATCAGCTGGTGAAGATTAAGTACTATGGAGCAGAACCGATTATTTATTCCGGCAGTCTGGACGTAAGCCGCGATATTATTGACGTGCGCGATGTAGCCCGTGGCATGATCCAAATTCTAAACCAAGCCGATTCCGGTGAAGTATATAATCTCTGCTGCGGTAAATCCTACACCATCCGCGAAGTGGTGGAAGCCATGGTAGATATCGCCGACGTAAGCGTGGACTTCCGCTTTGATCCTGGCTATGAACGTCGCAACGAAATTCCCCTCCTCATTGGGGACCCCACCAAGGCCATGAACATTGGTTGGAAGCCCATGATCAGCATGGAAGACAGCCTGACCGACCTTTTCAACGAGATGGTCCAACGCCGTCGAATTGAATTGAAGATGGGTATGGGCAAGGACCTGCGCCTCTAA
- the aroB gene encoding 3-dehydroquinate synthase has protein sequence MKHIFFTGFMASGKSRTGRALADRLHRPYVDTDAVIVERAGKTISEIFEQDGEAKFREMERDVVAEFATKEEPHVISLGGGALTQAANLKVIRENGTIIRLWAKPEVLSERIGRKNTRPLLANLSDEERLEKIKQMLKDREPNYAHADFSVESSNEFTEEHVIEKILHMLNFWESHALDVLPSSGGRYPIFIGKNIVSDVGVLLEGLRLTPKYEFLVCTDTNIAKAQSRTLGDLRNQAGRCPVFKFQAGEKNKTLHNLNQLYSFMLHRGYTRKSCLLQFSGGVVGDMAGFGAATYQRGIPFIQFPTTLLSMVDSSVGGKVAVNHPEGKNMIGAFYQPEAVICDMAVLSSLPENEYLAGLAEIVKYGVIYDEEFFRYMEENVEKIKAHDLNVLKQLILRSCAIKAEVVGIDEKEAGLRAILNYGHTFGHAIENLTHYTTYTHGIAVSLGMRVAARASVLLGMITKEEEARHNKLMDDLGFPTTYNINVDAAWDAMAVDKKAEKGTRVYILPTKIGAVKKVTNIDKQIVAQSWDAIRG, from the coding sequence ATGAAGCACATCTTTTTCACCGGATTCATGGCCAGCGGAAAATCCCGCACCGGCCGAGCCCTTGCAGACCGCTTGCACCGTCCCTATGTCGACACAGACGCCGTTATCGTAGAACGAGCCGGAAAGACCATCAGCGAAATATTCGAACAGGATGGTGAAGCAAAGTTCCGCGAAATGGAACGTGACGTAGTTGCCGAATTTGCCACCAAGGAAGAACCCCATGTTATTTCCCTTGGCGGTGGTGCCCTGACCCAGGCAGCAAACCTGAAGGTCATTCGCGAAAACGGCACTATCATTCGCCTATGGGCAAAGCCGGAAGTTCTTTCCGAACGTATCGGTCGCAAGAACACTCGTCCACTCCTTGCAAATCTTTCTGACGAAGAACGTCTTGAAAAGATCAAGCAGATGCTGAAGGATCGTGAACCCAACTACGCCCATGCAGACTTTAGCGTAGAAAGTTCCAACGAATTTACCGAAGAACATGTGATTGAAAAGATCCTCCACATGCTAAACTTCTGGGAAAGCCATGCTCTGGACGTACTGCCCAGCAGTGGCGGTCGCTACCCCATCTTTATCGGCAAGAACATCGTTTCCGACGTAGGCGTCCTGCTGGAAGGCTTACGCCTTACGCCCAAGTACGAATTTCTTGTCTGTACCGATACTAACATCGCAAAGGCCCAGAGCCGCACTCTGGGTGACCTGCGTAACCAGGCAGGACGTTGCCCGGTGTTTAAGTTCCAGGCAGGTGAAAAGAACAAGACTCTTCACAACTTGAATCAGCTTTATAGCTTCATGCTCCATCGCGGTTACACCCGCAAGAGCTGTCTGTTGCAGTTCAGCGGCGGCGTGGTAGGCGATATGGCAGGCTTCGGTGCTGCAACCTACCAGCGCGGTATCCCGTTTATCCAGTTTCCCACCACACTTCTCTCCATGGTGGATAGTTCTGTGGGCGGCAAGGTGGCTGTTAACCACCCCGAAGGCAAGAACATGATTGGCGCATTCTACCAGCCGGAAGCAGTGATCTGCGATATGGCGGTTCTTAGCTCCTTGCCCGAAAACGAATATCTGGCAGGTCTCGCAGAAATCGTGAAGTATGGCGTTATTTATGACGAAGAATTCTTCCGTTACATGGAAGAAAACGTGGAAAAGATCAAGGCTCACGATCTGAACGTACTGAAGCAGCTCATTCTCCGCAGCTGCGCCATTAAGGCAGAAGTGGTAGGCATTGATGAAAAGGAAGCAGGTCTTCGCGCCATCCTGAACTACGGCCACACATTCGGTCATGCCATCGAAAATTTGACGCACTACACCACCTACACTCACGGCATTGCCGTAAGCTTGGGTATGCGTGTGGCGGCACGCGCTTCCGTCCTCCTGGGAATGATTACCAAGGAAGAAGAAGCACGTCACAACAAGCTGATGGATGACCTGGGATTCCCCACCACCTACAACATCAACGTGGATGCCGCATGGGATGCCATGGCCGTTGACAAGAAGGCTGAAAAGGGAACTCGCGTCTACATTCTTCCCACCAAGATTGGTGCCGTGAAGAAGGTGACCAACATCGATAAGCAAATTGTCGCACAATCTTGGGATGCAATTCGAGGTTAA
- the aroE gene encoding shikimate dehydrogenase yields MSQQKINGKTETLCIFGYPVGHSKSPLMHNALFEALGINAAYLPYAPEPENLDEAIKGFRALRFRGANVTIPYKTPVMELVDELSDISRFTGSVNTLYWKEGNVGGILCGTTTDPYGCIRNLEEFGVSPTNTTVALLGNGGAAKAIAYTLVEMGNQVTIVCRNLDKGLALADSLNKFFDGKAKEVQAVTFQDFYAVSPDINIIINATSVGMTPNVDESPLTMKDLHEHQTVCDIVYTPLCTKLLQMAEDKGCKVVTGEGMLVHQGIESFRKWFPQETKDKTNDELAAIMRKGMQG; encoded by the coding sequence TTGAGCCAGCAGAAGATTAACGGAAAGACTGAAACTCTCTGTATTTTCGGTTATCCCGTCGGACACAGCAAATCGCCCCTGATGCACAATGCGCTTTTTGAAGCACTTGGCATTAACGCGGCCTATCTCCCCTACGCTCCGGAGCCAGAAAATCTGGACGAAGCCATTAAGGGTTTTCGCGCTCTTCGTTTTAGAGGAGCAAACGTTACCATTCCCTACAAGACTCCTGTCATGGAACTGGTAGATGAACTTTCTGACATTTCTCGTTTTACAGGCAGTGTGAACACGCTGTACTGGAAAGAAGGCAATGTGGGAGGTATCCTTTGCGGGACCACTACAGACCCCTACGGTTGCATCCGTAACCTGGAAGAATTCGGAGTCTCCCCCACCAACACCACCGTAGCACTCCTTGGAAACGGCGGCGCGGCAAAGGCAATCGCCTACACCTTGGTGGAAATGGGAAACCAGGTGACCATCGTCTGCAGAAATTTGGACAAGGGTTTGGCCCTGGCAGACAGTCTAAACAAGTTTTTTGACGGAAAAGCAAAGGAAGTCCAGGCAGTAACCTTCCAGGATTTCTATGCCGTATCTCCCGATATCAACATCATCATCAATGCGACCTCCGTTGGCATGACTCCCAACGTAGATGAATCCCCCCTGACCATGAAGGATTTGCACGAGCACCAGACCGTGTGCGACATCGTGTACACACCCCTCTGCACCAAGCTTTTGCAGATGGCCGAAGACAAGGGCTGTAAGGTGGTTACCGGCGAAGGAATGCTGGTTCATCAGGGCATTGAAAGTTTCCGCAAGTGGTTCCCCCAGGAAACGAAGGACAAGACTAACGACGAACTCGCCGCTATTATGCGCAAAGGAATGCAAGGTTAA
- a CDS encoding A/G-specific adenine glycosylase, which translates to MNPSDLKKLREWFARNAASLPWRLEDLNAQRDPYKVWISETMLQQTQVATVMDYFTRWMKRFPDIATLAAASEEEVFKYWQGLGYYSRARNILKTAQQVAGLDCPETSTGELPRTRKELEALPGIGAYTAGAILSLAYHQKEAILDGNLVRIFSRYHLLNFLPTDKLPEASTQPVPQKSCSEIYWEYARQVADHPKAYLHNEALMELGRRVCKVKNPDCGNCPLKGGCAALAQKKTEEFPPAKKRIQKEWHGTVLVVESTDGKLLAVRGGQKFFNNQITLPHFESQRSAAAGLPIQAESFINADQVKSVTAVGNFKHNITVHKMTCDVLHVQLNVTTKVASKSFSNHELGSASGSKNQAVFSWVEKKAAHEAFANTFCLKSLKLIEV; encoded by the coding sequence GTGAATCCATCCGACTTAAAGAAGCTACGTGAATGGTTTGCCCGAAATGCGGCAAGCCTTCCTTGGCGTCTGGAAGATTTAAATGCGCAGCGCGATCCCTATAAGGTATGGATCAGCGAAACCATGCTGCAGCAAACCCAGGTTGCAACGGTCATGGATTATTTCACCCGATGGATGAAGCGTTTTCCTGATATAGCCACATTGGCTGCTGCTAGCGAGGAAGAAGTCTTTAAGTACTGGCAAGGGTTGGGCTATTATAGCAGGGCACGAAACATCTTGAAGACGGCCCAACAGGTAGCCGGATTGGATTGTCCCGAGACGTCCACCGGGGAACTGCCCCGAACCCGAAAGGAACTGGAGGCCTTGCCCGGCATTGGGGCGTATACCGCAGGCGCCATCCTGAGTTTGGCTTACCACCAGAAGGAAGCGATTCTAGACGGAAACCTGGTGAGAATTTTCTCCCGATACCACCTGCTGAATTTCCTCCCCACGGACAAACTTCCAGAGGCATCCACACAGCCCGTCCCGCAGAAAAGCTGTAGCGAAATCTACTGGGAATACGCCCGACAGGTGGCGGACCATCCTAAGGCTTACCTGCATAACGAAGCCCTCATGGAGCTAGGCCGCCGCGTCTGCAAGGTGAAAAATCCCGACTGCGGAAACTGCCCGCTGAAAGGCGGTTGTGCGGCATTGGCCCAGAAGAAGACCGAGGAATTTCCTCCTGCGAAAAAACGAATCCAGAAGGAATGGCACGGAACAGTCCTTGTGGTGGAATCTACCGACGGGAAGCTTCTGGCCGTTCGCGGGGGCCAGAAGTTCTTCAACAACCAGATTACGCTTCCCCACTTTGAATCCCAGAGAAGTGCAGCTGCGGGATTGCCAATCCAGGCGGAAAGTTTTATCAATGCGGACCAAGTGAAGAGTGTTACCGCAGTGGGCAACTTCAAGCACAATATCACGGTCCACAAGATGACTTGTGACGTACTCCATGTGCAGTTAAACGTAACCACCAAAGTTGCATCCAAGTCTTTTTCAAATCACGAGCTTGGCTCTGCCAGCGGATCCAAAAATCAGGCTGTTTTTTCTTGGGTTGAAAAAAAGGCAGCCCATGAAGCTTTCGCCAACACGTTCTGCCTTAAGTCTTTGAAGTTGATTGAAGTCTAG
- a CDS encoding transcription antitermination factor NusB produces MLNDSRRDDRSRDAKRDALKDRKDAYRVLLQWADNGAFIKDGGLSPFAMEIALGVCRRHLYLEYFIKTLVKKMPLPELQIVLEMGLFQMFFMNVPDYAAVSTSVELSKVIGFGDGAGRLINGVLGGAKKAGLPQMPPQRVRCVSIENSVPEWIVRRWFDVYGGDAAEALAKKTLDRPTEWLRVNLQKTSAPKLAQKLGFENASILYDRYIEVPSDTKLKPILESDSFSKGEFSFQNPSAYDVVKLLDLKPGLKVWDACAAPGGKTALMAEMDSSLDILASDNSENRLTKMQDLKNRLGLENIRMECIDLAAMKSVGTSQTLKNKNAFDRILLDVPCSNMGVIARRPEAIYRLTQNSLKELAELQLKILENAAGYLAEREGARLVYATCSPDPMETTQVIAKFLKSHPEFEKVDDAVLPGSRDSRFDGFFAQALARKKS; encoded by the coding sequence TTGCTAAACGATTCTAGACGTGACGATCGTTCTCGCGATGCAAAGCGGGATGCCTTAAAGGATCGCAAGGACGCCTACCGCGTTCTCTTGCAGTGGGCGGATAACGGCGCCTTCATTAAGGACGGGGGATTATCTCCCTTCGCTATGGAAATCGCATTAGGCGTTTGCCGTCGCCATCTGTATCTGGAATACTTCATCAAGACTCTCGTCAAGAAGATGCCTCTTCCGGAACTCCAGATTGTTCTGGAAATGGGACTTTTCCAGATGTTCTTCATGAACGTTCCGGATTATGCTGCCGTCAGCACTTCCGTCGAACTGTCTAAGGTCATTGGCTTTGGAGATGGCGCTGGTCGTCTGATTAACGGTGTGTTGGGGGGTGCCAAGAAGGCTGGCCTCCCGCAGATGCCTCCCCAGCGTGTTCGCTGCGTGTCCATTGAAAACTCTGTTCCGGAATGGATTGTCCGTCGTTGGTTTGACGTTTATGGCGGTGACGCCGCCGAAGCTCTAGCCAAGAAAACTCTGGACCGCCCCACCGAATGGCTCCGCGTCAACCTGCAGAAGACTTCCGCTCCCAAGCTGGCTCAGAAGTTGGGCTTTGAAAACGCTTCCATCCTGTATGATCGTTACATTGAAGTTCCCTCCGACACAAAACTGAAGCCAATTCTAGAATCGGACTCTTTCTCTAAGGGCGAATTCAGCTTCCAGAATCCTTCCGCATATGACGTGGTGAAACTGCTGGATTTAAAACCCGGCCTGAAGGTTTGGGATGCATGCGCTGCTCCTGGCGGAAAGACTGCCTTGATGGCAGAAATGGATAGCAGTCTGGATATTCTCGCCAGCGATAATTCCGAAAATCGCTTGACAAAAATGCAGGACTTGAAGAACCGTCTGGGTCTGGAAAACATTCGTATGGAATGTATTGACCTTGCGGCAATGAAGTCCGTAGGGACCTCCCAGACTCTCAAGAACAAGAACGCTTTCGATCGTATCCTTCTGGATGTGCCCTGCAGCAATATGGGGGTGATTGCCCGTCGTCCTGAGGCAATCTACCGCTTGACGCAAAATTCCCTGAAGGAACTTGCGGAACTCCAGCTGAAGATTCTGGAAAATGCGGCCGGCTATTTGGCAGAACGTGAAGGGGCTCGCCTGGTTTACGCTACCTGTAGTCCTGATCCTATGGAAACCACTCAGGTCATTGCAAAATTCCTGAAGTCCCATCCGGAATTCGAGAAGGTGGATGACGCCGTTCTTCCTGGTTCTCGCGATTCCCGCTTTGACGGATTCTTCGCTCAGGCTCTTGCTCGTAAGAAATCCTAG
- the fmt gene encoding methionyl-tRNA formyltransferase, with the protein MKIVFMGTPEFAACFLKHLKESDFADVVAVVTQPDRPAGRGRVLTPPPVKSLALEYGLPVLQPVDLKAPEFEEELRAFGADLFVVVAYSILPKNILGVAKFGAVNVHGSMLPKYRGAAPVQRAIADGLPSTGVTVFRLDEKMDHGPILAQREIPIDHQDTTASLLEKMVAPGCDALDDAINQLITGTEKDLTQDHAQASGAPKLKKEEGLIDFNLPARVIHNRIRAFNPWPGGYGKLGGRMVYLRVTDTPENGPSLAPGAVAFKDKRFYVGTGEGLLEVIEIQAEGKKPMPVADFMRGIQNHEGLSFC; encoded by the coding sequence ATGAAGATTGTATTTATGGGTACGCCGGAATTTGCGGCTTGTTTCTTGAAGCACTTGAAAGAAAGTGACTTCGCTGATGTTGTTGCTGTAGTTACTCAGCCTGACCGCCCTGCGGGTCGTGGCCGCGTGCTCACTCCTCCGCCGGTAAAGAGCCTGGCTCTGGAATACGGCTTGCCGGTTTTGCAGCCTGTGGATTTGAAGGCTCCCGAATTTGAAGAAGAACTTCGCGCCTTCGGTGCAGACCTTTTCGTGGTGGTGGCTTACTCCATTCTGCCCAAGAACATTCTGGGCGTAGCAAAGTTTGGTGCTGTGAACGTTCACGGCAGTATGCTTCCCAAGTACCGTGGTGCGGCTCCTGTGCAGCGCGCCATTGCTGATGGCCTGCCTTCTACGGGCGTTACGGTTTTCCGTCTGGATGAAAAGATGGACCACGGTCCTATTCTTGCTCAGCGTGAAATTCCTATCGACCATCAGGACACCACTGCAAGCCTTTTGGAAAAGATGGTGGCTCCGGGCTGCGACGCTCTGGACGACGCTATCAACCAGCTGATTACTGGTACCGAAAAGGATTTGACTCAGGATCATGCCCAGGCATCTGGCGCTCCCAAGCTGAAGAAGGAAGAAGGTCTTATCGACTTTAACCTGCCGGCTCGTGTCATTCACAACCGCATTCGCGCTTTCAACCCGTGGCCCGGTGGATATGGCAAACTGGGTGGCCGCATGGTTTACCTTCGCGTTACCGACACTCCGGAAAACGGTCCCAGCCTGGCTCCTGGTGCAGTGGCCTTCAAGGATAAGCGCTTCTACGTGGGCACTGGTGAAGGTCTTTTGGAAGTGATTGAAATCCAGGCCGAAGGCAAGAAGCCCATGCCCGTAGCAGACTTCATGCGTGGTATCCAAAATCACGAAGGACTTTCATTTTGCTAA
- a CDS encoding glycosyltransferase yields the protein MTNASNSTRKPKVTDQLDTRPAIFGRTVTSTFNKYFELKHKPPGNIRTCWIPPIVFGTALVNLPKLLKLRSYFKKERKEYHKKHPDDVRVLYYADCLDETNGIANNLRNVVPYMREHGMKAYLAGNVFNTRPCGVVENGYCILLPRMFSMEQLGYANSELAIPRVAPALRLLKRYPVDIIELETPSPGAWAICVCAKIAGIKVMSHYRTDVPQYTRTLVKAKWMHYYVLKLMQIFYWMARPVISPCDDYSKALVKELKVPENQVKLMPRGLPLEKFAPELRGKGVWEKFGCTREQRKVRFAFIGRISKEKNLPFLNEVWKKFSAKYDDVELMYVGYGWYLEEIKEFFKGNDSVHFAGEQGGETLASLYADADFFLFPSTSDTFGNVVVEAMATGTPAIVSDYGGPRDIVGSDNACGRILPLDENKWLETLEECRKLKLEQADTYQKMREDSHQRSQKYTLENASKAQFEYFRKVYSESYK from the coding sequence ATGACGAATGCGTCAAATTCAACCAGGAAGCCTAAGGTTACGGACCAGCTGGACACCCGTCCGGCAATCTTCGGTCGTACCGTCACCAGTACGTTCAATAAGTACTTTGAACTGAAGCACAAGCCACCTGGAAATATTCGTACCTGCTGGATTCCGCCTATTGTTTTTGGCACAGCCTTGGTGAACCTTCCCAAGCTTTTAAAGCTCCGTTCCTACTTCAAGAAGGAGCGCAAAGAATATCACAAGAAGCATCCCGATGATGTCCGCGTTCTTTATTACGCCGACTGTCTGGACGAAACTAACGGTATCGCCAACAACCTCCGTAACGTGGTTCCCTACATGAGAGAACACGGCATGAAGGCTTACCTTGCAGGTAATGTTTTCAACACCCGCCCCTGTGGCGTTGTGGAAAACGGCTACTGCATTTTGCTGCCTCGTATGTTCAGCATGGAACAGCTGGGCTACGCCAATAGTGAATTGGCCATCCCTCGAGTCGCACCCGCACTTCGCTTGCTGAAGCGCTACCCGGTGGACATCATTGAATTGGAAACACCGTCTCCTGGCGCTTGGGCAATTTGCGTCTGCGCAAAGATTGCAGGCATCAAGGTCATGAGTCACTACCGTACAGACGTTCCTCAGTATACACGTACTCTGGTGAAGGCTAAGTGGATGCATTACTACGTGCTGAAGCTGATGCAGATTTTCTACTGGATGGCCCGTCCCGTTATTAGCCCCTGCGATGACTACTCCAAGGCTCTGGTAAAAGAGCTGAAGGTGCCCGAAAATCAAGTTAAACTTATGCCCCGCGGTCTCCCTCTGGAAAAGTTCGCTCCGGAACTTCGCGGCAAGGGCGTCTGGGAAAAGTTCGGCTGCACTCGTGAACAGCGCAAGGTGCGTTTCGCCTTCATCGGTCGAATTTCCAAGGAAAAGAACCTTCCCTTCCTAAATGAAGTTTGGAAGAAGTTCTCTGCCAAGTACGATGACGTCGAGCTGATGTACGTGGGCTACGGTTGGTATCTTGAAGAAATCAAGGAATTCTTCAAGGGCAACGACAGCGTTCATTTTGCAGGTGAGCAGGGCGGTGAAACACTGGCTTCCCTCTATGCGGATGCAGACTTCTTCCTGTTCCCTAGCACCTCCGACACCTTCGGTAACGTGGTGGTGGAAGCTATGGCTACAGGTACACCTGCTATTGTCAGCGACTACGGTGGACCTCGCGACATCGTGGGAAGTGACAACGCCTGCGGAAGAATTCTCCCTCTGGATGAAAACAAGTGGCTGGAAACTTTGGAAGAATGTCGCAAGCTGAAGCTGGAACAGGCAGATACCTACCAGAAGATGCGCGAAGATTCTCATCAGAGAAGCCAGAAGTACACTTTGGAAAACGCCAGCAAGGCTCAGTTCGAATACTTCAGGAAAGTTTATAGCGAATCCTACAAGTAA
- the hisA gene encoding phosphoribosylformimino-5-aminoimidazole carboxamide ribotide isomerase, with product MTKFRPCIDLHDGKVKQIVGSSLNDSGAGLKTNFETDRSSAWFAELYKKDHIKGGHVIMLGKGNVDAAKAALSAYPGGLQVGGGITADNAMEYLDAGASHVIVTSWIFPEGKLDMDRLNRLVETVGKDRLVLDLSCKRTGVDANGNPQWSIAINRWQTLIDIQITPETLNELALYCDEFLIHAADVEGKQQGMDDDLIRFLAKESPIPVTYAGGAKSLADLQHCKEISGGKIDLTIGSALDLFGGNGVKYDECVKFNQEA from the coding sequence ATGACGAAATTTCGCCCCTGCATTGATCTTCATGACGGAAAGGTAAAACAGATTGTGGGAAGCTCCCTTAACGATAGCGGAGCAGGGCTCAAGACCAATTTTGAGACGGACCGTTCCTCTGCATGGTTTGCAGAACTGTACAAGAAAGACCACATCAAAGGCGGTCACGTCATTATGTTGGGCAAGGGCAATGTAGATGCCGCAAAGGCCGCCCTCTCTGCCTACCCTGGCGGACTTCAGGTTGGTGGTGGCATCACCGCAGATAACGCCATGGAATACCTGGATGCAGGAGCAAGCCACGTCATTGTCACCAGCTGGATTTTTCCGGAAGGGAAGCTGGATATGGACCGCTTGAACCGCCTGGTAGAAACCGTAGGCAAGGACCGTCTTGTTCTGGATTTAAGTTGCAAGCGTACTGGCGTTGACGCCAATGGTAATCCCCAGTGGAGCATTGCCATCAATCGCTGGCAGACCCTTATTGATATTCAAATCACCCCCGAAACGCTGAACGAACTGGCGCTCTATTGCGATGAATTCCTGATTCACGCGGCCGACGTAGAAGGCAAGCAGCAAGGTATGGACGACGACCTCATTCGTTTCCTGGCAAAGGAAAGCCCAATCCCGGTCACTTATGCAGGTGGCGCCAAGTCCCTAGCGGACCTTCAGCATTGCAAGGAAATTTCGGGCGGTAAAATTGATCTCACCATCGGAAGTGCTTTGGACCTTTTCGGTGGTAATGGAGTAAAGTATGACGAATGCGTCAAATTCAACCAGGAAGCCTAA